The following are from one region of the Silene latifolia isolate original U9 population chromosome 9, ASM4854445v1, whole genome shotgun sequence genome:
- the LOC141601035 gene encoding uncharacterized protein LOC141601035: MTQQETSCERCGIAGHGAVECLSPLEQVHAFQSFKQGTPYSNFYNERTKEHPNFSYRSQNVLNPTPPPPPQGPNQTCTTPQNRGNQPQGGYQRNNQGGQQHPNNDLSDIKAMLQQQMAASQKQEALITQLMTHNKMLDNQIIQLFTSSRQPGILSSQPEKPHDTANAIHFRSGLTYDGHVMPESVEEVIIEELDVDAEEKAADEDAVIPEKNEVADPSSIAIGTPSTADKASISDKGKSKVADSPIVIKVPSYAKFMKDILTHKRSFNEVETIAFTEECSALLQSKSPLKLKDPGSFSIPCTIGTHVIDKALYDLGASVSVMPYSVCEKLNMGHLKVTNVTLQMVDRTVKRPLGVLEDVPVKIGKFFIPVDFIVLDMPEDTQIPIILGRPFLHTAGAIIDVKKGHIVDESMFDYWTRSLLGDPLEVLIALDDFAEDEQVDYETMKAALKGREFTIEKGEMVNAIMETSYAVEVKKPELKPLPSHLKYVFLDDHEQYPVIVSSKFDDSQLADLLGVLRKNKKAIG, translated from the exons ATGACCCAGCAGGAAACATCTTGTGAGCGATGTGGTATTGCAGGACATGGTGCAGTTGAGTGCCTGAGTCCCTTGGAGCAGGTTCACGCCTTCCAGTCCTTCAAACAAGGAACACCATACTCCAATTTCTACAATGAGAGGACTAAGGAGCATCCTAATTTCTCCTATCGAAGTCAGAATGTTCTTAACCCAACTCCACCACCGCCGCCACAAGGTCCAAATCAGACATGCACTACTCCTCAGAATCGGGGAAATCAACCACAAGGTGGTTATCAGAGGAACAATCAAGGAGGTCAACAACATCCAAATAATGACCTATCTGACATTAAGGCCATGCTTCAGCAACAGATGGCAGCCTCACAAAAACAAGAGGCACTTATCACTCAGTTGATGACGCATAACAAGATGTTGGACAATCAAATTATCCAACTATTCACTTCAAGTAGACAACCAGGTATACTGTCGTCTCAGCCTGAGAAGCCACATGACACGGCTAATGCGATTCATTTTCGAAGCGGTCTTACCTATGATGGACACGTGATGCCTGAGAGTGTTGAAGAGGTCATAATTGAGGAGTTAGATGTGGATGCGGAAGAAAAAGCAGCGGACGAAGATGCTGTAATACctgaaaaaa ACGAGGTTGCTGATCCGTCGTCTATTGCTATTGGAACGCCTTCTACTGCTGATAAGGCGTCTATTTCTGACAAAGGGAAGAGTAAAGTTGCTGACTCGCCAATCGTTATCAAG gtaccctcttatgctaagtttatgaaggacaTCTTGACCCATAAGAGGAGCTTTAACGAGGTAGAGACGATTGCTTTTacagaagagtgtagtgcactcctaCAAAGCAAGTCTCCACTAAAATTGAAGGATcctggtagtttttcaattccttgtacAATAGGCACTCATGTAATAGATAAAGCTCTATATGATTtgggtgccagtgtcagtgtcatgccatattcggtttgCGAGAAACTGAATATGGGGCATCTTAAAGTTACCAATGTTACCCTACAAATGGTTGACCGAACAGTCAAGCGACCTCTAGGTGTATTAGAGGATGTCCCTGTTAAGATAGGTAAGTTCTTTATACCTGTTGATTTCATTGTATTGGATATGCCCGAGGATACTCAGATTCCCAtaattttgggtaggccattctTGCATACTGCAGgagccattattgatgtcaaaaaGGGAC ACATTGTAGATGAATCTATGTTTGATTATTGGACGAGATCCCTCCTTGGGGACCCGTTAGAAGTTTTGATAGCTCTTGATGATTTTGCAGAAGATGAGCAGGTTGATTACGAGACAATGAAAGCTGCTCTTAAAGGTAGGGAGTTCACTATTGAGAAAGGTGAGATGGTAAATGCGATAATGGAGACCTCCTATGCTGTTGAGGTAAAGAAACCGGAGCTCAAACCTCTCCCCTCCCACCTTAAGTATGTCTTTCTCGATGACCATGAACAGTATCCAGTTATTGTTAGTTCCAAGTTTGATGATAGCCAACTCGCCGATTTGTTGGGTGTTCTGAGAAAGAATAAGAAGGCTATAGGATAA
- the LOC141599763 gene encoding uncharacterized protein LOC141599763 isoform X2: MESKLRDRENEAAEEVMSEVHLGCPPNNDAPFISHFTFSLENEPTCHNHLIHIDQDGDLILPRRDKHIRHSTCITIQHNITSTIPSVGLQVWRAELVLADYVLHNMFSSSRFSGVVAIELGAGTGLVGILIAQVAESVFITDHGVEVLDNCATNVHINSGMFRSKSVKVRELDWLNPWPPLQLGAQTRYSWTPSEVEEVSRASVLLAADVIYSDELTDAFFSILEKLMCQDTEKVLYLALEKRYNFTMNDLDVVANGYSHFLSYLTANNGFTGKCVDLSVIPQYVREYERGNDVELWEINYIAENN, from the exons ATGGAAAGCAAATTGAGGGACAGAGAAAATGAAGCAGCAGAAGAGGTGATGAGCGAAGTTCACTTAGGATGTCCTCCAAATAATGATGCCCCTTTCATTTCTCACTTTACTTTCTCTCTTG AAAATGAACCAACTTGTCATAACCACCTTATTCATATTGATCAAGATGGTGATCTTATTTTGCCTCGCCGTGACA AACATATTCGTCACTCTACCTGCATCACCATTCAGCACAATATCACCTCAACTATTCCTAGTGTTGGTTTGCAG GTCTGGCGAGCAGAACTGGTCTTAGCTGATTATGTACTGCATAACATGTTTTCTTCGTCTAGATTCAGTGGTGTTGTTGCCATTGAACTTGGAGCTGGCACTG GGTTGGTCGGCATACTAATTGCACAAGTTGCTGAGTCTGTTTTCATAACAG ACCATGGCGTTGAAGTTCTCGATAACTGTGCTACTAATGTTCACATCAACTCCGGGATGTTCAGAAGTAAATCAGTTAAAGTACGAGAGCTTGATTGGCTGAATCCATGGCCTCCTCTGCAATTGGGAGCTCAAACAAG GTATTCATGGACACCTTCTGAGGTGGAGGAAGTCAGCAGAGCGTCTGTCCTTCTAGCTGCTGATGTGATCTATAGTGATGAGTTAACCGATGccttttttagtattctggaaaaACTGATGTGTCAAGATACTGAAAAG GTGTTATATCTCGCATTGGAGAAGCGATACAATTTCACTATGAATGATCTTGATGTTGTCGCCAATGGCTACTCTCATTTCCTTAGCTATTTGACAGCCAATAACG GGTTTACTGGAAAGTGTGTTGACCTTTCAGTCATTCCTCAGTATGTGCGGGAATACGAGAGAGGGAATGATGTTGAGCTATGGGAGATTAATTATATTGCAGAGAATAATTGA
- the LOC141599763 gene encoding uncharacterized protein LOC141599763 isoform X1 gives MDYQALLLNLCELFVMDDAGMDDDVLIHWIMNMGEPSIYNIYMMKDRGNSLFKEGNLSLVVSLYKQALQFFCFLGIPCTRDQQAATSLALSLVLNLAACELKLSHYNQAWCYCNLILNFDPCNVKAFYRRGLAFQKLHFLVETLDDFDHALKLDPKNKDVARELHCVVDCLALKPNGKRAVYHFDPLSNDKKGKKPLLQVETDTKVDADAKLHPLVEAGEASCSSGLLLTNDMDCDINKSNRISDVVMESDSIAKSCPPSLGQCASQPSAATSTIFSFSNKKHAHKKLCISSRDYDNLMSGKNLQFYHPKSGAYMKVCPISSKISILTGTPHDEPSWEAVVPVSPRPVNLCPSTDFRPSEKLDIFVDEKVSHLNVKRPRLSQKESPSFNNSVCEVASLVSTLMEPSVMDDSSSLQN, from the coding sequence ATGGATTATCAAGCTTTACTTCTGAATCTTTGTGAACTGTTTGTTATGGATGATGCTGGTATGGATGATGATGTTCTTATTCACTGGATTATGAATATGGGAGAGCCATCGATTTATAACATTTATATGATGAAAGATAGGGGTAATTCCCTTTTCAAAGAGGGAAATCTTTCTTTAGTTGTTAGCCTCTATAAACAAGCTCTTCAGTTCTTCTGTTTCCTCGGAATTCCTTGTACACGTGACCAGCAGGCTGCCACTTCCCTTGCCCTATCTCTTGTTCTCAATTTAGCGGCATGTGAGTTAAAACTCTCTCATTACAATCAGGCGTGGTGTTATTGTAATCTTATCTTGAACTTTGATCCTTGTAATGTGAAAGCATTCTACCGTAGAGGTTTAGCCTTTCAGAAATTGCATTTCCTTGTGGAAACCCTAGATGATTTTGACCATGCCTTGAAACTTGACCCAAAAAATAAGGACGTGGCACGTGAGCTTCATTGTGTTGTTGATTGTCTTGCTTTAAAACCCAATGGAAAGCGGGCCGTCTATCATTTTGACCCCTTGAGCAATGACAAAAAGGGTAAGAAACCCCTTCTTCAGGTTGAAACGGACACTAAGGTTGATGCGGATGCTAAGTTACATCCCCTTGTTGAAGCGGGTGAAGCCTCTTGTAGTAGCGGGCTTTTGTTGACCAATGACATGGATTGTGATATTAATAAAAGTAATAGGATCTCAGATGTGGTTATGGAGTCCGACTCCATTGCTAAGAGCTGTCCTCCCTCGTTAGGGCAATGTGCTAGTCAACCTTCTGCTGCCACATCTACCATTTTTAGCTTTTCCAACAAAAAACATGCCCACAAAAAATTATGTATATCTTCAAGAGACTATGACAACTTGATGTCAGGAAAGAATCTGCAATTTTATCATCCAAAGTCGGGGGCTTATATGAAAGTTTGCCCCATTTCTTCTAAAATTTCTATCTTGACGGGAACTCCCCATGATGAGCCATCTTGGGAAGCAGTAGTTCCCGTTTCTCCAAGGCCTGTGAATCTTTGTCCGTCAACGGACTTTAGGCCGTCTGAAAAGTTGGATATTTTTGTTGATGAGAAAGTTAGTCATCTTAATGTTAAGAGACCACGTTTGTCCCAAAAGGAGAGTCCAAGTTTTAACAACTCGGTTTGTGAAGTGGCATCGCTTGTTAGCACTCTTATGGAGCCCTCTGTGATGGACGATTCTTCTTCCTTGCAGAATTAG